A stretch of Longimicrobium sp. DNA encodes these proteins:
- a CDS encoding right-handed parallel beta-helix repeat-containing protein, whose product MSTPVLLDTPDLQEMEGPLAAALYDLGGAVVNALHPDFGAVRDGAGQVTNGTEVLQAAIDFAAAAGGGKVVVPPSVYLLDDWVYVASQVTVEGIPGNHLKVNGCAFRNASFETATDPGTDCDIGLVGLAIEDTSLDPGAEPPDAPGLISLKLVDRMRVERCRIWQTGTNLYLYGIKIYNTVRDSHILHNHHVLCGDFVYMLGGESDNVDIRGNTVRGRRDLNVIPNGISLWFGARRIRVVENDVREIGDEGISVQECSNVLIQGNVVGECDSACIDVRGANTGVDVLGNNCFASNEGQGIIRVSRLSTGGVPVGVNVVGNVVDATPVSQAGPAIKVDGAEDVTIEANTVFSTSDSGSGISVMGGARNVSVSHNTVRAVTIGIEFQGCTACSCIDNYVSGCQQSGIRTNSTAPSRLLIAGNVSSCNGRGAAFRAGIEVPLGDRVRLVGNQCFDDTVPPTQAFSIIVGAAVTNAWILDNDVSQGGLQLAPTAGAVLVRDNRGYNTKASDSVAVAAGTTTKVVSHGMNRDVDSIRFIYVVPRSSLFGAGSYWITDPTPGDGKFTINLENAPTADVSFVWGISSERKTTW is encoded by the coding sequence ATGAGCACACCCGTACTGCTGGACACGCCCGACCTGCAAGAGATGGAGGGACCGCTCGCCGCGGCGCTGTACGACCTGGGAGGCGCCGTGGTGAACGCGCTGCACCCCGACTTCGGCGCGGTGCGCGACGGCGCCGGGCAGGTGACGAACGGCACCGAGGTGCTGCAGGCGGCCATCGACTTCGCGGCCGCCGCGGGCGGGGGAAAGGTGGTGGTGCCCCCGTCGGTGTACCTGCTGGACGACTGGGTGTACGTGGCCAGCCAGGTGACCGTGGAGGGGATCCCCGGCAACCACCTGAAGGTGAACGGCTGCGCCTTCCGCAACGCCTCGTTCGAAACGGCCACCGACCCCGGCACCGACTGCGACATCGGCCTGGTGGGGCTGGCCATCGAGGACACGAGCCTGGACCCGGGGGCCGAGCCCCCCGACGCCCCCGGGCTCATCAGCCTGAAGCTCGTGGACCGCATGCGGGTGGAGCGCTGCCGCATCTGGCAGACCGGCACCAACCTCTACCTTTACGGCATCAAGATCTACAACACCGTCCGCGACAGCCACATCCTGCACAACCACCACGTCCTCTGCGGCGACTTCGTGTACATGCTGGGAGGCGAGAGCGACAACGTGGACATCCGCGGGAACACGGTGCGCGGCCGCCGCGACCTGAACGTCATTCCCAACGGCATCAGCCTGTGGTTCGGCGCCCGGCGCATCCGCGTGGTGGAGAACGACGTGCGCGAGATCGGCGACGAGGGGATCAGCGTGCAGGAGTGCAGCAACGTGCTGATCCAGGGGAACGTGGTGGGCGAGTGCGACTCGGCGTGCATCGACGTGCGCGGCGCCAACACCGGGGTAGACGTGCTGGGGAACAACTGCTTCGCCAGCAACGAGGGGCAGGGGATCATCCGCGTTTCCAGGCTCAGCACCGGCGGCGTGCCGGTGGGCGTGAACGTGGTGGGGAACGTGGTCGACGCCACCCCCGTGTCGCAGGCCGGCCCCGCGATCAAGGTGGACGGGGCCGAGGACGTGACGATCGAGGCCAACACGGTGTTCAGCACCTCGGACAGCGGCAGCGGGATCTCCGTGATGGGCGGCGCGCGCAACGTGTCGGTGTCGCACAACACGGTGCGCGCGGTGACCATCGGCATCGAGTTCCAGGGGTGCACCGCGTGCTCGTGCATCGACAACTACGTGTCGGGGTGCCAGCAGTCGGGGATCCGCACCAACAGCACCGCGCCGTCGCGCCTGCTGATCGCCGGCAACGTGAGCTCGTGCAACGGCCGCGGGGCCGCCTTCCGTGCCGGCATCGAGGTGCCGCTGGGCGACCGCGTGCGGCTGGTGGGGAACCAGTGCTTCGACGACACGGTTCCGCCCACGCAGGCGTTCTCCATCATCGTGGGGGCGGCCGTGACCAACGCGTGGATCCTGGACAACGACGTGTCGCAGGGCGGGCTGCAGCTGGCCCCCACCGCGGGCGCCGTGCTGGTGCGCGACAACCGGGGCTACAACACCAAGGCGTCGGACAGCGTGGCCGTGGCCGCCGGCACCACCACCAAGGTCGTCTCGCACGGGATGAACCGCGACGTCGACTCCATCCGCTTCATCTACGTGGTGCCGCGCAGCTCGCTCTTCGGCGCGGGGAGCTACTGGATCACGGACCCCACCCCGGGCGACGGCAAGT
- a CDS encoding C40 family peptidase yields the protein MVRAIEEERAARVAALVEEVRAEFAPDPRLGVFEVTVEVRGDAVALVGATSEHEAAQALSARLADLRGWSAVQDEVQRLPEADPDEMVHALVTSSVAPMLLESRVTTTQVSQVVLGSRLIVLRRRGRWLQCRSPDGYIGWVHAGYIALRDEAAARAWETGGDGEPAISLGGEVLDPAENGEVMMRLPWGARVMREGAEVVRLPDGRSGRFTGELVAAAVRPLAFPADGAAVCATASRWTGTPYLWGGVTFGGVDCSGFVQTVWKLHGRLIPRDSDQQSRFGEEVDPGAEFENLQPGDLCFFAEEPGRVTHVVMSTGGSRIIHASLGNGGVARNDLLGRRSYERELRRLFHNARRVA from the coding sequence ATGGTGAGGGCGATCGAAGAGGAGCGCGCGGCCCGCGTGGCCGCGCTGGTCGAGGAGGTGCGCGCCGAGTTCGCGCCGGACCCGCGCCTGGGCGTGTTCGAGGTCACGGTGGAGGTGCGCGGCGACGCCGTCGCCCTGGTCGGCGCCACCTCCGAGCACGAGGCGGCGCAAGCGCTCTCCGCGCGGCTGGCCGACCTGCGCGGATGGAGCGCGGTGCAGGACGAGGTGCAGCGCCTCCCCGAGGCCGACCCCGACGAGATGGTGCACGCGCTCGTCACCTCGTCCGTCGCGCCGATGCTGCTGGAGTCGCGGGTGACCACCACGCAGGTGAGCCAGGTGGTGCTCGGCAGCCGCCTGATCGTCCTCCGCCGGCGCGGGCGCTGGCTGCAGTGCCGCTCGCCGGACGGCTACATCGGCTGGGTGCACGCCGGCTACATCGCGCTCCGCGACGAGGCGGCGGCGCGTGCCTGGGAGACAGGGGGAGATGGAGAGCCCGCCATCTCGCTGGGCGGCGAGGTGCTGGACCCGGCCGAGAACGGCGAGGTGATGATGCGCCTTCCCTGGGGCGCGCGGGTGATGCGCGAGGGCGCCGAGGTCGTGCGCCTTCCCGACGGGCGCTCGGGGCGCTTCACCGGCGAGCTGGTGGCCGCCGCCGTCCGCCCGCTCGCCTTCCCCGCCGACGGCGCGGCGGTGTGCGCCACCGCGTCGCGGTGGACGGGAACGCCGTACCTGTGGGGCGGCGTCACCTTCGGCGGGGTGGACTGCAGCGGCTTCGTGCAGACCGTGTGGAAACTGCACGGCCGCCTCATCCCCCGCGACAGCGACCAGCAGTCGCGCTTCGGCGAAGAGGTGGACCCCGGCGCGGAGTTCGAGAACCTGCAGCCGGGCGACCTCTGCTTCTTCGCCGAGGAGCCCGGCCGCGTGACGCACGTGGTGATGAGCACGGGAGGGTCGCGGATCATCCACGCCTCGCTCGGCAACGGCGGCGTGGCCCGCAACGACCTGCTCGGACGCCGCAGCTACGAGCGCGAGCTGCGGCGGCTGTTCCACAACGCGCGGCGGGTCGCCTAG
- a CDS encoding aminotransferase class V-fold PLP-dependent enzyme, with product MPDASIPAAPIDVRALREREFPHLDGHPPYLNAASVAPLPERARAAIDAHNARRSAVHQLRSDDFEPTLQRARAAAARLVNASPDEIALLPNTSYGINLAAQCLPLEEGRRIVVSNLEFPANVYPWVQVAKEGRARVDVVPTDALGRPDEDRLLAEIARGDVGIFGLSAVQFATGWNADLEKFGRACREHGTWFVVDAIQALGCIPVDVRAAEIDVLATAGHKWLCGPFGTGFAYVRGELVERMEPRVVGWTALESSADLTACVRYRWELVEHARRFEVGTQAWQDVAGFTGSVNLLLETGIERIRDHVFALIDPLAAWLEAQEDATIVSPMEAARRSGVFCFRLGDTERAYAALHRARAVCSLREGAIRIAPHLYNTAGDIGRVMEILERRDGW from the coding sequence ATGCCCGATGCAAGCATCCCCGCCGCGCCGATCGACGTGCGCGCGCTCCGCGAGCGCGAGTTTCCGCACCTGGACGGCCATCCCCCGTACCTGAACGCCGCCTCGGTCGCGCCGCTGCCGGAGCGCGCGCGAGCCGCCATCGACGCGCACAACGCCCGGCGCTCGGCCGTGCACCAGCTGCGCAGCGACGACTTCGAGCCCACGCTGCAGCGCGCCCGCGCCGCCGCCGCCCGGCTGGTGAACGCATCGCCCGACGAGATCGCGCTTCTTCCCAACACCAGCTACGGCATCAACCTGGCCGCGCAGTGCCTTCCGCTCGAGGAGGGGCGCCGCATCGTGGTCAGCAACCTGGAGTTCCCGGCCAACGTGTACCCGTGGGTGCAGGTGGCCAAGGAGGGCCGCGCCCGCGTGGACGTGGTCCCCACCGACGCGCTCGGTCGCCCGGACGAGGACCGCCTGCTCGCCGAGATCGCGCGCGGCGACGTGGGGATCTTCGGGCTCTCGGCCGTGCAGTTCGCCACGGGGTGGAACGCGGACCTGGAGAAGTTCGGCCGCGCCTGCCGCGAGCACGGCACCTGGTTCGTGGTCGATGCCATCCAGGCGCTCGGCTGCATCCCCGTGGACGTGCGCGCGGCGGAGATCGACGTGCTGGCGACCGCCGGGCACAAGTGGCTGTGCGGCCCTTTCGGCACCGGCTTCGCGTACGTGCGCGGCGAGCTGGTGGAGCGGATGGAGCCGCGCGTGGTGGGGTGGACGGCGCTGGAGTCCAGCGCGGACCTCACCGCGTGCGTGCGCTACCGCTGGGAGCTGGTGGAGCACGCGCGGCGCTTCGAGGTCGGCACGCAGGCGTGGCAGGACGTAGCCGGCTTCACCGGGTCGGTGAACCTGCTGCTGGAGACGGGGATCGAGCGCATTCGGGACCACGTCTTCGCGCTGATCGATCCGCTGGCGGCGTGGCTGGAAGCGCAGGAGGACGCGACGATCGTCAGCCCGATGGAGGCGGCGCGGCGCTCCGGCGTCTTCTGCTTCCGGCTGGGCGACACGGAGCGGGCGTACGCGGCGCTGCACCGGGCGCGCGCCGTCTGCTCGCTGCGCGAGGGGGCGATCCGCATCGCCCCGCACCTGTACAACACGGCCGGCGACATCGGCAGGGTGATGGAGATCCTGGAGCGGCGCGACGGATGGTGA
- the thiM gene encoding hydroxyethylthiazole kinase, whose protein sequence is MDYPAEVWGALRELRERSPLVHNITNYVAMDVSANALLAIGAAPAMVHALEEVEEFVGISSALVVNIGTLSPQWVEAMRKAAGRAAALGKPWVLDPVGAGATRYRTDTARELAEMRPTVIRGNASEILAVAGGVEGTRGVDSTHASDDAVEAARSLARRLGCVVAVTGAVDYVTDGERTLSIANGHPMMTRVTALGCSATALVGAFLAVHDDAVFATAAALAVIGLAGEIAAREAPGPGTFRQKLLDALYMMGERTLEGVRIAEA, encoded by the coding sequence ATGGACTACCCGGCCGAAGTGTGGGGCGCGCTGCGGGAGCTGCGCGAGCGCTCGCCCCTGGTGCACAACATCACGAACTACGTGGCGATGGACGTCAGCGCCAACGCCCTCCTGGCCATCGGCGCCGCGCCCGCCATGGTGCACGCGCTGGAGGAGGTGGAGGAGTTCGTGGGCATCTCCAGCGCGCTGGTGGTGAACATCGGCACCCTCTCGCCGCAGTGGGTGGAGGCGATGCGGAAGGCGGCGGGGCGCGCCGCCGCGCTCGGCAAGCCGTGGGTGCTCGATCCGGTCGGCGCCGGGGCGACGCGCTACCGCACCGACACCGCGCGCGAGCTGGCGGAGATGCGGCCGACGGTGATCCGCGGGAACGCGTCCGAGATCCTGGCGGTCGCCGGCGGCGTGGAGGGGACGCGCGGCGTGGACAGCACGCACGCCTCGGACGACGCGGTGGAGGCGGCGCGGTCGCTCGCGCGGCGGCTGGGGTGCGTGGTGGCCGTTACCGGCGCGGTGGACTACGTGACCGACGGCGAGCGCACGCTCTCCATCGCCAACGGGCACCCCATGATGACGCGCGTGACCGCGCTCGGCTGCTCGGCCACGGCGCTGGTGGGCGCCTTCCTGGCCGTGCACGACGACGCGGTGTTCGCCACCGCCGCCGCCCTTGCCGTCATCGGCCTGGCGGGCGAGATCGCCGCGCGCGAGGCGCCCGGCCCCGGCACCTTCCGCCAGAAGCTGCTCGACGCGCTGTACATGATGGGCGAGCGGACGCTGGAAGGGGTGCGCATCGCCGAGGCGTAA
- a CDS encoding isoprenylcysteine carboxylmethyltransferase family protein yields the protein MERKTEVPVLRFAVSIVGMLAVFGMVLFGSAGTLAWPEAWLFLALFSAFTVAISAWLMRHDPALLAERITGIGSAGQKRWDKIFILLANVAFIAWLALMALDAVRFRWSHVPVWVQGIGAAMLIGSFWLFFLVYRENSFLSPAVRIQTERKQTVVSTGPYARVRHPMYAAAIPLLVGTALMLGSRYGVAGGMVVVAMIAWRALREERVLAAELPGYAEYMRRVRFRFIPGVW from the coding sequence GTGGAGCGGAAGACGGAGGTCCCGGTTCTCCGGTTCGCCGTCAGCATCGTGGGGATGCTGGCGGTGTTCGGCATGGTGCTGTTCGGCTCCGCGGGGACGCTGGCGTGGCCCGAAGCGTGGCTCTTCCTGGCGCTCTTCTCCGCGTTCACCGTCGCCATCAGCGCCTGGCTCATGCGCCACGACCCGGCGCTCCTCGCCGAGCGCATCACGGGCATCGGGAGCGCCGGCCAGAAGCGCTGGGACAAGATCTTCATCCTCCTGGCCAACGTCGCGTTCATCGCCTGGCTGGCGCTGATGGCGCTGGACGCGGTGCGCTTCCGCTGGTCGCACGTTCCCGTCTGGGTGCAGGGGATCGGGGCGGCGATGCTGATCGGATCGTTCTGGCTCTTCTTCCTCGTCTACCGCGAGAACTCGTTCCTCTCGCCCGCCGTGCGCATCCAGACCGAGCGGAAGCAGACGGTGGTGAGCACCGGCCCGTACGCCCGCGTCCGCCACCCGATGTACGCCGCGGCCATCCCCCTGCTCGTCGGCACGGCGCTGATGCTCGGCTCGCGGTACGGCGTCGCGGGGGGGATGGTGGTCGTCGCGATGATCGCGTGGCGCGCCCTGCGCGAGGAGCGCGTCCTGGCCGCGGAGCTGCCCGGGTACGCGGAGTACATGCGGCGCGTGCGGTTCCGCTTCATTCCCGGCGTCTGGTGA
- a CDS encoding TonB family protein: MRELLQRVAQFWADQDVVAGAPASPDDIAAWEARYGVPMPGELREWFTTLNGMEDGNGLDNEMMLSFYPLSLFCRLPEDAPTFADAPDATEYFVFANHLAWSHGYAVRLTGEASHSAPVFVVYAPDLVMEVAPSFRAFLERYLAVDYDALFPAPPAEWKERQDRELARLRAERATARIEEPPRLANADEVTRELSRFAAEHGRANPHLAGSERVVTVRLRVGPDGTPDHVGVDGDAGDAALDAEAVRAAGRMRFEPGKVDGEPLYVWITLPIAFRFAARPRSLWQRVFGR, encoded by the coding sequence GTGAGAGAGCTTCTGCAGCGCGTGGCCCAGTTCTGGGCGGACCAGGATGTGGTGGCCGGCGCGCCCGCGTCGCCGGACGACATCGCCGCGTGGGAGGCGCGCTACGGCGTGCCGATGCCGGGCGAGCTGCGCGAGTGGTTCACCACGCTGAACGGCATGGAGGACGGCAACGGGCTGGACAACGAGATGATGCTCTCGTTCTACCCCCTCTCGCTCTTCTGCCGCCTCCCGGAGGACGCGCCGACGTTCGCCGATGCGCCGGACGCGACGGAATACTTCGTGTTCGCGAACCATCTCGCGTGGTCGCACGGGTACGCGGTGCGGCTCACGGGCGAGGCGTCGCACTCCGCGCCCGTCTTCGTCGTCTACGCGCCGGACCTGGTGATGGAGGTGGCGCCGTCGTTCCGCGCGTTCCTGGAGCGCTACCTGGCCGTCGATTACGACGCGCTCTTCCCCGCGCCCCCCGCGGAGTGGAAGGAGCGGCAGGACCGCGAGCTGGCCCGCCTCCGCGCCGAGCGCGCCACCGCGCGGATCGAGGAGCCGCCGCGGCTGGCGAACGCGGACGAGGTGACGCGGGAATTGTCGCGCTTCGCGGCGGAGCACGGCCGCGCGAACCCGCACCTGGCCGGGAGCGAGCGTGTGGTGACGGTGCGCCTGCGCGTGGGCCCGGACGGGACGCCCGACCACGTCGGCGTCGACGGGGACGCGGGCGATGCGGCGCTGGACGCGGAGGCGGTCCGCGCGGCGGGGCGGATGCGCTTCGAGCCGGGGAAGGTGGACGGCGAGCCGCTCTACGTGTGGATCACCCTCCCCATCGCCTTCCGCTTCGCCGCCCGCCCGCGGAGCCTCTGGCAGCGCGTCTTCGGACGGTAA
- a CDS encoding EthD family reductase: MAVILALHNTPADAAEFDRHLQETHIPLAKNIPGIRSVRVSNGPVMTPGGPAPYHRIGILRFDSIADLQAGMGSPEGQAAAADLMAFSTGGSTVLIFDEEEV, from the coding sequence GTGGCCGTGATCCTCGCGCTCCACAACACGCCGGCCGATGCCGCCGAATTCGACCGGCATTTGCAGGAGACGCACATCCCCCTGGCGAAGAACATCCCCGGCATCCGCTCCGTACGCGTCAGCAACGGGCCGGTGATGACGCCCGGCGGGCCGGCGCCCTACCACCGCATCGGCATCCTGCGCTTCGACTCGATCGCCGACCTGCAGGCGGGGATGGGATCGCCGGAGGGGCAGGCGGCCGCCGCGGACCTGATGGCGTTCTCCACCGGCGGCTCCACGGTCCTGATCTTCGACGAAGAAGAAGTCTGA
- the cysK gene encoding cysteine synthase A, whose product MSRIDRYIGNTPTVRLERIVEPGMAEVWVKVEGMNPGGSIKDRTALAMIVDAERRGLLPPGGTIVEPTSGNTGIGLAQVASARGYRLILCLPAQMSEERKATLRAYGAELVLTDPERRMLAAIEEAERIRDATGAFLPNQFSNPANPRVHYETTGPEIWEAMEERVDAFVYGTGTGGTISGAGRYLKERDPRVRVIAVEPGRSAVLHGEPRGQHQFQGMGPGFIPDNLDRSVIDRMLKAWEEDAFPVARRLAREEGLFVGMSSGAMVWAALEVARELGPGRRVVTITPDTGARYLSTSLFTAPAESEHAVAMAS is encoded by the coding sequence ATGTCCCGCATCGACCGATACATCGGCAACACGCCCACGGTGCGGCTGGAGCGCATCGTGGAGCCGGGGATGGCCGAGGTCTGGGTGAAGGTGGAGGGGATGAACCCCGGCGGCTCGATCAAGGACCGCACCGCGCTGGCCATGATCGTGGACGCCGAGCGGCGCGGCCTTCTCCCGCCCGGCGGCACCATCGTGGAGCCCACCTCGGGGAACACGGGGATCGGGCTGGCGCAGGTGGCGTCGGCGCGCGGCTACCGGCTCATCCTCTGCCTTCCCGCGCAGATGAGCGAGGAGCGCAAGGCCACGCTCCGCGCGTACGGCGCCGAGCTGGTGCTGACCGACCCCGAGCGGCGGATGCTGGCCGCCATCGAGGAGGCCGAGCGCATCCGCGACGCCACCGGCGCCTTCCTTCCCAACCAGTTCTCCAACCCCGCCAACCCGCGCGTGCACTACGAGACCACCGGGCCGGAGATCTGGGAGGCGATGGAGGAGCGGGTCGACGCCTTCGTCTACGGCACGGGAACGGGGGGGACGATCTCGGGCGCGGGGCGGTACCTGAAGGAGCGCGACCCGCGCGTCCGGGTGATCGCGGTGGAGCCGGGGCGGTCGGCGGTGCTGCACGGCGAGCCGCGCGGGCAGCACCAGTTCCAGGGGATGGGCCCCGGCTTCATCCCCGACAACCTGGACCGCTCGGTGATCGACCGGATGCTGAAGGCGTGGGAGGAAGATGCCTTCCCCGTGGCCCGGCGCCTGGCGCGGGAGGAGGGCCTGTTCGTGGGGATGAGCTCCGGCGCCATGGTGTGGGCGGCGCTGGAGGTGGCGCGCGAGCTGGGCCCCGGCCGCCGCGTGGTCACCATCACCCCCGACACCGGCGCGCGCTACCTCAGCACCTCGCTCTTCACCGCCCCCGCCGAGTCCGAGCACGCGGTGGCGATGGCGTCGTAG
- a CDS encoding S1/P1 nuclease, translating to MKLGRVAAAALAALALVTRPAYAWDELGHRVVARIAWDRMTPQARANAVRLLENGPLNAGLRELMPSTGTADERGRELFVMAAVWPDIIRTRTHPGNRFAHSDWHYVDHFWEQKTPGDRAIDRPDVHVEGLLLQQLPQMDRTVADASASDSARAIALAWVLHLVGDAHQPLHNSSRITPQDTAGDRGGNSFQLAGLYPRSNLHAFWDSLIGFSVPWGAHDRDEAAYVGDIAAQIEARYPPSWARSRLLPNQPQQWSMEGYRISRESLYPAWLVRGQAAPPRYYAQSWAIAQPRLALAGYRLADLLNHALD from the coding sequence ATGAAGCTGGGACGTGTGGCGGCAGCGGCGCTGGCGGCGCTCGCGCTGGTGACCAGGCCCGCGTACGCGTGGGACGAGCTGGGGCACCGCGTGGTGGCGCGCATCGCGTGGGACCGCATGACCCCGCAGGCGCGGGCGAACGCGGTGCGCCTGCTGGAGAACGGGCCGCTGAACGCCGGTCTGCGCGAGCTGATGCCGTCCACGGGGACGGCGGACGAGCGCGGGCGGGAGCTGTTCGTGATGGCGGCGGTGTGGCCCGACATCATCCGCACCCGCACCCATCCGGGGAACCGCTTCGCGCACTCCGACTGGCACTACGTGGATCACTTCTGGGAGCAGAAGACCCCCGGAGACCGCGCCATCGACCGCCCCGACGTGCACGTGGAAGGACTTCTGCTGCAACAGCTTCCGCAGATGGACCGCACCGTGGCCGACGCATCGGCCAGCGACTCGGCGCGCGCGATCGCCCTCGCGTGGGTGCTGCACCTGGTGGGCGACGCGCACCAGCCGCTGCACAACAGCTCGCGCATCACCCCGCAGGACACGGCGGGCGACCGCGGCGGCAACTCGTTCCAGCTGGCCGGGCTGTACCCCCGCAGCAACCTGCACGCCTTCTGGGACTCGCTGATCGGCTTCTCCGTGCCCTGGGGCGCGCACGACCGCGACGAGGCGGCCTACGTCGGCGACATCGCGGCGCAGATCGAGGCGCGGTATCCCCCGTCGTGGGCGCGCTCCCGCCTCCTCCCCAACCAGCCGCAGCAGTGGTCGATGGAGGGATACCGCATCTCCAGGGAAAGCCTTTATCCCGCGTGGCTGGTGCGCGGGCAGGCCGCTCCGCCGCGCTACTACGCGCAGTCGTGGGCCATCGCGCAGCCGCGGCTGGCGCTGGCAGGGTACCGGCTGGCGGACCTGCTGAACCACGCACTGGACTGA
- a CDS encoding class I SAM-dependent methyltransferase: MQMERSFGRLVKMLERHYGAFVDARDAVPFGLRLASGPQHVFGGQQPAFTLVLKDSSAVAALSSLDTMDIGEAYLRGALDVEGDFLHLLSVRELFRDRHPLLWAWKFVRPLIFGQVKTDARVIAHHYDEDPEFFLSFLDRDYRAYSQGVFERDDEPLEAGIRRKLEFTLDQIGVKEGDRVLDVGGGWGAWTQFAGERGIRVTSLTISQASERFIGGVITRLRLPCRVLREHLFEHEAAEKYDAIVNLGVTEHLPDYGRTLKKYASLLKPGGRVCLDASASRQKYDVSAFFEKHIYRGNGTTLCLHDYLAQVARSPFSVSVVHNDTRNYELTVRHWARNLDAHREELERRFGVEQYRRFQIYLWGCVDGFRRDVVQAYRWVLELGRGEGLGFHNRAEEAASPAAPTLAPELALSAGG; encoded by the coding sequence ATGCAGATGGAGCGGTCGTTCGGACGGCTGGTGAAGATGCTGGAACGGCACTACGGCGCCTTCGTCGACGCGCGCGATGCGGTGCCCTTCGGGCTGCGGCTGGCGAGCGGGCCGCAGCACGTGTTCGGCGGGCAGCAGCCGGCGTTCACGCTGGTGCTGAAGGACAGCAGCGCCGTGGCCGCCCTCAGCTCGCTCGACACCATGGACATCGGCGAGGCGTACCTGCGCGGCGCGCTGGACGTGGAGGGCGACTTCCTGCACCTGCTGTCGGTGCGCGAGCTGTTCCGCGACCGGCACCCGCTGCTGTGGGCGTGGAAGTTCGTGCGCCCGCTGATCTTCGGGCAGGTGAAGACCGATGCCCGGGTGATCGCCCATCACTACGACGAGGACCCGGAGTTCTTCCTCAGCTTCCTGGACCGCGACTACCGCGCCTACAGCCAGGGCGTGTTCGAGCGCGACGACGAGCCGCTGGAGGCCGGGATCCGCCGCAAGCTGGAGTTCACCCTGGACCAGATCGGGGTGAAGGAGGGCGACCGCGTGCTGGACGTGGGGGGCGGCTGGGGCGCGTGGACGCAGTTCGCCGGCGAGCGGGGGATCCGGGTGACGTCGCTCACCATATCGCAGGCGTCGGAGCGCTTCATCGGCGGGGTGATCACGCGGCTGCGGCTGCCCTGCCGCGTGCTGCGCGAGCACCTGTTCGAGCATGAGGCGGCGGAGAAGTACGACGCGATCGTGAACCTGGGGGTGACGGAGCACCTGCCGGACTACGGGCGCACGCTGAAGAAGTACGCATCGCTGCTGAAGCCGGGCGGGCGCGTGTGCCTGGACGCCAGCGCGTCGCGGCAGAAGTACGACGTGTCGGCCTTCTTCGAGAAGCACATCTACCGCGGCAACGGCACCACGCTGTGCCTGCACGACTACCTGGCCCAGGTCGCGCGCTCGCCCTTCTCGGTGAGCGTGGTGCACAACGACACGCGCAACTACGAGCTGACGGTGCGGCACTGGGCGCGGAACCTGGACGCGCACCGCGAAGAGCTGGAGCGCCGCTTCGGCGTGGAGCAGTACCGCCGCTTCCAGATCTACCTGTGGGGGTGCGTGGACGGGTTCCGCCGCGACGTGGTGCAGGCCTACCGCTGGGTGCTGGAGCTGGGCCGCGGCGAGGGCCTGGGCTTCCACAACCGAGCGGAGGAGGCGGCCTCGCCCGCCGCACCCACCCTCGCGCCGGAACTGGCGCTGAGCGCCGGCGGCTGA
- a CDS encoding M90 family metallopeptidase, with protein sequence MLDFFRRRRRDEVRDRPFPPEWREIVARNVAMFHRLDAHDRAELQRKILVFLEEKSFEGCGGLELTDEIRVTIAAQACIPILRFEDHYYPRLRSILVYPTTFVARRERREGGWVREEDEALLGESWHDGALVLSWASVDRDVHDAGDARNVVIHEFAHQLDTEDGGADGTPPLPRAEYAPWVRILGGEYLALREAVGDDAPHLLDGYGAKSEAEFFAVASETFFEKPAELLREHPGLYAELCRYYRQDPASWAPAPADPD encoded by the coding sequence ATGCTCGACTTCTTCCGCAGGCGCCGCCGCGACGAGGTGCGCGACCGGCCGTTTCCGCCGGAGTGGCGTGAGATCGTGGCGCGGAACGTGGCCATGTTCCACCGCCTGGACGCGCACGACCGGGCGGAGCTGCAGCGGAAGATCCTGGTCTTCCTCGAGGAGAAGAGCTTCGAGGGGTGCGGCGGGCTGGAGCTGACCGACGAGATCCGCGTGACCATCGCCGCGCAGGCGTGCATCCCCATCCTGCGCTTCGAGGACCACTACTATCCGCGCCTGCGCTCCATCCTGGTCTACCCCACCACCTTCGTGGCCCGGCGCGAGCGGCGCGAGGGCGGGTGGGTGCGCGAGGAGGATGAGGCGCTGCTGGGCGAGTCGTGGCACGACGGCGCGCTCGTCCTGTCGTGGGCGAGCGTGGACCGCGATGTTCATGACGCCGGGGACGCGCGCAACGTGGTGATCCACGAGTTCGCGCACCAGCTGGACACCGAGGACGGCGGCGCCGACGGCACGCCCCCGCTCCCGCGGGCGGAGTACGCGCCGTGGGTGCGCATCCTGGGCGGCGAGTACCTGGCGCTCCGCGAGGCGGTGGGAGACGACGCGCCGCACCTGCTGGACGGCTACGGCGCGAAGAGCGAGGCCGAGTTCTTCGCGGTCGCGTCGGAGACCTTCTTCGAGAAGCCGGCGGAGCTGCTGCGCGAGCACCCGGGGCTGTACGCCGAGCTGTGCCGGTACTATCGCCAGGATCCCGCGTCGTGGGCGCCCGCCCCGGCGGATCCGGACTGA